From one Lineus longissimus chromosome 3, tnLinLong1.2, whole genome shotgun sequence genomic stretch:
- the LOC135485538 gene encoding cytoplasmic polyadenylation element-binding protein 1-like translates to MQSTEDPLSFFTNASTRQNTTNMSNGSHSDFVRKISALLGDSLDLSNINLTGIAQSMQTLNNMGVGGIPTNIPTSFPIDTLPASCSTNFSGYPEELQNLFSSASLTQNTNQVPSTGMNPQSFGQTYCASSLPSQQDLVQGIQAFNSLYTNSLNSLNSLSNHTNVSQANLTNVGQSGLSNMGNFGQTMTTNAGTIGDVIPGPISNRALENYETPDKSARPIRGDQGYTSTPLMERPLNAAERTLLFGNTVNGKRSKSEGDTPTGPFERVLSASERQLLLGGGTGTSRIMGRQSGYHDSDTSGISSNTSGISDSGTQNLVDLMNAMNLTSPAGTSLQSNIRSTSLSTPYPSYPNAYDSRKMSATSSFGNQTPQPQRSYSESTMPSSALFSPDIMTGRAVTDVNQLFMTDSDPSSIERAAKLYRSAATIFEATCTWSGHLPPRLYKKEPVYSCKVFLGGVPWDVTEIGLQKCFKPFGPVKIEWPGKDGKHPRFATKGIRGYVYALFECEKSVKGLLQNCTHDYDNGGEYYFKISSRRMPCKEVQIIPWVLSDSNYVRQPSQRLDTSKTVFVGALHGMMNAEGLATIMNDLFGNVVYAGIDTDKHKYPIGSGRVTFSSAKSYLKAVSAAFVEVKTPKFTKKIQIDPYLEDSLCQTCNIQQGPFFCRDMQCFRYYCRSCWQWQHALDVLRHHKPLMRYSRSNVKHDNIPPMVSSSAAMTGPC, encoded by the exons ATGCAGTCGACAGAGGATCCCCTGAGTTTCTTTACCAATGCTTCAACGCGCCAGAACACCACAAACATGTCCAATGGCTCCCACTCAGACTTTGTGCGTAAAATCAGCGCCCTCCTCGGCGATTCCTTAGATCTTTCCAATATCAATTTGACAGGCATTGCTCAGTCTATGCAGACGCTGAATAACATGGGCGTTGGCGGAATCCCAACAAACATACCCACAAGCTTTCCGATAG ACACATTGCCTGCCTCTTGCAGCACAAACTTTTCTGGATACCCAGAAGAGCTGCAGAATCTTTTCAGTAGTGCTTCCCTGACACAGAACACAAACCAAGTCCCGAGTACGGGAATGAACCCGCAGAGTTTTGGCCAGACGTACTGTGcatcatcattgccatcacAGCAAGACCTAGTTCAAG gaATTCAAGCTTTCAACTCACTGTACACAAACAGCTTGAACAGCTTGAACAGTTTGAGTAACCATACCAACGTTAGCCAAGCAAACCTAACCAATGTCGGCCAAAGTGGCTTATCAAACATGGGGAATTTCGGCCAGACCATGACAACAAATGCCGGTACAATTGGTGATGTGATTCCTGGCCCAATATCAAATAGAGCGCTTGAGAATTATGAAACCCCAGACAAGAGTGCCAGACCCATCCGTGGTGATCAGGGTTATACGAG CACTCCCCTCATGGAACGCCCTCTCAATGCTGCAGAGCGCACCTTACTGTTCGGCAACACTGTCAATGGCAAGCGCTCCAAGTCCGAAGGTGACACGCCTACTGGGCCATTTGAGAGAGTTCTCAGCGCATCGGAAAGGCAGTTGTTGCTAGGTGGGGGAACTGGAACTAGTCGCATTATGGGTCGCCAATCTGGATACCACGATTCAGATACGAGTGGTATCAGTAGTAACACTTCTGGAATATCTGATAGTGGCACTCAGAACTTGGTGGATTTGATG AATGCTATGAACTTGACGAGTCCAGCTGGTACTTCGCTACAATCCAACATCCGCTCCACATCGCTTTCCACACCATATCCTTCCTACCCCAATGCATATGACAGCAGGAAAATGTCGGCAACATCCAGTTTCG GTAACCAGACTCCCCAGCCCCAGAGGTCATACAGCGAATCCACCATGCCTTCCAGTGCTCTGTTTAGTCCTGACATAATGACTGGGCGAGCTGTGACAGACGTCAATCAACTCTTCATGACCGACTCGGATCCCAGTTCTATTGAAAGAGCTGCCAAACTCTACAGGAGCGCTGCTA CTATATTTGAAGCAACATGCACATGGAGTGGTCATCTTCCTCCAAGACTCTACAAGAAAGAACCGGTTTATTCGTGCAAAGTCTTCCTCGGTGGTGTACCATGGGACGTCACAGAAA TCGGCTTGCAGAAGTGCTTCAAACCTTTTGGACCAGTCAAGATTGAATGGCCGGGCAAGGATGGCAAGCATCCAAGGTTTGCTACCAAAGGCATCAGAG GTTATGTGTACGCTTTGTTCGAATGTGAGAAGTCAGTGAAAGGCTTGCTGCAGAACTGTACCCATGACTATGATAACGGTGGAGAGTACTACTTCAAGATCTCAAGCAGAAGAATGCCTTGCAAGGAG GTCCAGATTATCCCCTGGGTGCTGAGTGATAGTAACTACGTGAGGCAGCCATCTCAGAGACTTGACACGAGCAAGACTGTATTTGTTGGAGCCCTACATGGAATGATGAACGCTGAAGGCTTGGCCACTATCATGAACGATCTGTTTGGGAATGTCGTCTATGCAGGGATCGACACAGATAAACACAAGTATCCAATAG GTTCAGGAAGAGTGACCTTCAGTAGTGCCAAGAGTTACCTGAAGGCTGTAAGTGCTGCATTTGTGGAAGTGAAGACACCCAAGTTCACCAAGAAG ATCCAGATTGATCCCTACCTGGAGGACTCTCTCTGTCAGACGTGTAACATCCAGCAAGGACCATTCTTCTGCCGTGACATGCAGTGTTTCCGCTACTATTGCCGCTCATGCTGGCAGTGGCAGCATGCCCTGGACGTGCTGCGCCACCACAAGCCACTTATGAGGTACAGCAGGAGCAATGTCAAACA TGACAACATTCCACCAATGGTCTCCTCCTCTGCTGCCATGACTGGGCCCTGCTAG
- the LOC135485539 gene encoding clathrin heavy chain linker domain-containing protein 1-like, translated as MSDNSSTAQTSPLPRLPPIISNERDRIFLKELSQFIEDELIQVNTDTPEQRYIIHRAAFDKVIDHVTAYKPILTAIKAEYEECIETILRGKREAFYLNGKLKAMASEPSTVRNYNKRTEELDARINVVHDNNDELQAELDQLRAARRAKEEAKKAKGQIQKTEVKIDKRQLPGLSMEQSTDLNILLSQLSKVEKQLRELKGTQRNRFQPKKVKAILKEHLVMKADLREQLIIDEETIKARVIRLRVALEAGQAYNKVQPFHQRIGETIIAALKRYEKGLPIENEKGEMQLGQRETTATSSYEDDDPSKEKEAELIMDYIDMFNALFDDEKYEAAAIHAANSPKGILRTMDTLNKFKGVATPRGERQPLLAFCDAVMSSVLALGVLPSETMSLECVKCALENSRLDLLSHWISQERLCMTEPLGDMIKEICKCRKLCSCSCHALAQRIYTAMSSHKKVVQSMLKQGRVHQALEYAQQKGQFKANDYSDMLRESPSPQLAQALLKFEEDSGERLVPLGMAVKTLLDTDLYHVGFQILEDTVLAPNGTERIHQEMLADSSTTEQEWLEMIKLCQEHGHGDVSIELLAAVTVVSAMKTAKDIVKAQEEEGVL; from the exons ATGAGCGATAATTCAAGCACTGCCCAAACATCACCACTCCCAAGACTACCTCCGATCATCTCGAATGAGAGGGACCGAATATTCCTGAAAGAACTGAGTCAATTTATTGAAGATGAGCTGATACAAGTCAACACTGATACTCCTGAACAGAGATACATCATTCATAGAGCTGCATTTGATAAG GTCATAGATCATGTGACTGCATACAAGCCTATTTTGACAGCCATCAAAGCAGAATATGAAGAATGTATTGAGACCATTTTGAGGGGGAAGAGGGAGGCATTCTACTTGAATGGGAAACTAAAGGCTATGGCATCAGAGCCCAGCACAGTCAGGAATTACAACAAAAGAACTGAAGAATTAGATGCAAG AATAAATGTTGTGCATGACAACAATGATGAGCTACAAGCTGAGCTTGATCAATTACGTGCTGCAAGGAGGGCAAAGGAAGAGGCAAAAAAGGCTAAGGGACAGATCCAGAAGACGGAGGTCAAGATTGATAAAAGACAACTACCAG GGTTATCTATGGAGCAGAGCACAGATTTGAACATCCTATTATCACAACTCTCAAAAGTAGAAAAACAACTGAGAGAACTAAAGGGAACCCAAAGGAATCGATTCCAGCCAAAGAAGGTCAAGGCCATTCTAAAAGAACACTTAGTCATGAAAGCGGACTTGAGAGAACAGTTGATTATTGATGAGGAGACAATAAAAGCGAGGGTCATTAGGCTGAGGGTTGCCCTGGAAGCTGGACAGGCTTATAATAAAGTTCAGCCATTTCATCAGAGGATCGGAGAGACGATCATTGCAGCCTTGAAGAGATATGAGAAAGGTCTGCcaatagaaaatgaaaaag GAGAAATGCAGTTGGGTCAAAGAGAGACAACCGCCACATCATCCTATGAGGATGATGATCCATCCAAAGAGAAGGAAGCTGAGCTGATAATGGATTATATTGATATGTTTAATGCCCTGTTTGATGATGAGAAGTATGAAGCTGCTGCCATCCATGCTGCTAACAGTCCAAAGGGGATTCTTAGAACAATGGATACTTTGAACAAATTCAAAG GTGTTGCCACTCCCCGCGGTGAGAGGCAGCCATTGTTGGCCTTCTGTGATGCAGTGATGTCTTCCGTCCTGGCACTAGGTGTCCTACCGAGTGAAACCATGTCGTTAGAATGTGTCAAGTGCGCCCTGGAGAACAGCAGGCTTGATCTGCTCTCACACTGGATATCACAGGAAAG ATTGTGTATGACAGAGCCCCTCGGTGACATGATCAAAGAGATATGCAAGTGCCGTAAACTCTGTTCATGCAGTTGTCACGCTCTTGCCCAGAGGATCTACACCGCAATGTCATCCCATAAGAAAGTTGTGCAGTCTATGCTGAAACAGGGGAGGGTCCACCAGGCACTAGAGTACGCCCAGCAGAAGGGGCAATTCAAAGCAAACGATTACAGCGACATGTTGAGAGAAAGTCCAAGCCCTCAGTTGGCACAAGCTTTGTTGAAATTTGAGGAGGATTCTGGCGAGAGGTTGGTACCGTTGGGGATGGCTGTAAAGACGTTGCTAGATACTGATCTGTACCATGTGGGATTCCAGATTCTTGAGGATACAGTACTTGCACCAAATG GTACCGAGAGAATTCATCAGGAGATGCTGGCCGACTCCTCAACAACGGAGCAAGAATGGTTGGAGATGATCAAACTGTGTCAGGAGCATGGACACGGTGATGTCTCAATAGAACTGTTGGCTGCTGTGACTGTTGTTAGTGCCATGAAAACGGCAAAGGACATCGTTAAGGCCCAGGAGGAGGAGGGAGTCCTGTAA